atttcaaaatgaaatatgcTGACATTTCAAGGTCTGAAATCCACAAATAATTCAATGAATTCAAATTCAAGATGCATGGCACAGAGATGTTGAGCAAGGCTGGGCCATTCTTCATTTTAAGCCACAATGGCCCAGCCCTACACTTTATCGTCAAAAAGATACGAAGGTAGAAGGAGGTAGcccaaagaggaaaaaacgGAGACGCTGGGCGCCATCCTTCAATCGTCTTCGTCGGAATCCGTGTCGTAGCCTCGCCCTCTGATGGTCTTTTTCTCGATTTTGGTGAAGCGGGAATGAGACTTCTGCCCGGAAGTGGGTGGCTCCATCAGGTTACCGctagaaaataaagaaaagtatATAACGCCATCTCAAGAAAAGCGGGACGTAGATAAAATACCTGTAGTTGATGACGTCGGCGCAGCCCAGTCGCCACTCCAGCATTTCCGTGGCAAAGTCGTCCGTGTTTCCCAAGTCGCGGAAACCCACCACGTAGTCCGTGGATTTGCCGTCCAGGAGCAGCGCCAAGGTGGGGATGAATTTGATGCGCAGCCGCTCGGACAGGAAGGGCGCCTGCTCCACGTTGAGTTTCAGGAATTTGGTCTCCACGTGCTTCTTTGCCAAGATGGCCAGGTGTTTGTCCATGATCTTGCATCTGCAccacattaaaaataacaaagtgTTAGAGGATGTTTCGGTGTAAATGACCACTATTTTGGTTAAACTTCGGAAAAAGAACTTTTATTAGAAAACCCATGTAATAAAaagaatctttttttaaacacacaatgACATCACCTGAAGGTGGTGTTTTTGTAGAAATGGCAGACCACTTTTTTGCTGTCCTTGACCTCGCCGAAGAAGTCTTTCTCACTGGGAATTTCTCGGTATTCTCCGTGTCCTTTGGACAACCACTCCTGCGACCAAGCAAGTCAAACGTTCTCAACCACAAAATTGGGGGGAGGATAACATTGACAAATGGTCCAATGTAATGATCTCTGATAGAAAAACATACCTGCTTCTGTTTCTGGGCTTTTTTGAGCGCTTGTAGTCGTCGTTCCCTCATTTTCTCAAAGTCGTCATCATCCACTTCGTTGAGTTTGGCCAACTCTGCATCCACCTGTTCCTCCACCACTTTAGCAGATTCCAGCAGAACCTTCTGGAGGTTGTCAATCATGTTGTTGGCCATGCTAGCGCGATTCGTCTCGACCTGATGAATTGGTCAGTACAATAATAGTCATTAGAGTAGTTACCAGGCAAGGACAGAATAATGCGTTATTCTGTAGTAACGCACCCTTGTTGAAAAAGTCcatttctcagttttttttagggaaaggGCTTAAGACAAGCACGTACCAAAACATATAATTGTGATGAATACATGACCCCAGTCTATTGTAActggagaagacattgacgtaaACGTCATTGTCGTTGACAACGGACACGCCTCAACGCCATGCTAACATTCGCTAATGTTTTGGTCACATTTCGTTTCCAACTGAAACGATATCATACTTTTTATATCACCGGAAATATACAATAAGATGTTCGAGTTCATGTCGGCATTATTATCACTGCTTATGTTGGAATTTGGGAATATTAGCTCACATGCTAAAGATAATTAGCATTACATTCGCAATGCGTAGGTATGAGGCGAGGCAAAATCAAACATGGAACCTGGCGTTATAGAATGTCTCGGTGTAAAAGACCAGTATTTTGGTTAAACTTCGGAAAAAGAACTTTTATTAGAAAACCCATGTAATTACTGACCTGATAGCGATGCTTTAATGAGCCGCTGAGCCGCGGGACTGTGACGGATATGGCGTCATGACGTTGCGACGTCGCCAGAAGCGTGACGTCACTTGTCAGTCAAAAAAATGGTCAGTATATTTGCAACGACTTTAAAGAGACAGTGTACATTTAAGTCATTTAGCCCTACCTAAATGTGTGCGCTTGCATGTGTTTATTAAACTTTATTgtcgttgaaaaaaaataaaaagtgaacacAATAGAAATAGAAGGTACCTTTTATTGATATCAAGCTTTAGAAAAATTTCACAGCTTCAGGTCTTCAGGCACAAGCCATATTCATAAAGATAAAACATGGCCTGCTTTAAAATCAGGTCCATTTGTTCACATGACCAACAAGAAAGAAAGTGGAGCAGGACCAACAACATGTAAATTAATAAATCCCTCTCCAACATTCAAATCCAGAAATATGACACCAATTTGGTTTGCATAagatattatttcatttttttgccacacATGATGTTTCTAAATGACAGCTGGATGATTTCCCTTCTCTTAAATACAATATACAAATTTTGGCtacaaaaatgtaacattgttcAGATCAAACTTGGAAAAGTACGTCTGGCCTTATgaaataaaagtggaaaaaatgtagAGGCAACATACAGAATAGTGCAACAATCAGCGGTTGACCTCTTAAGTGCTCCGTTTCAAAATGGTGGACAGTTTGTAGACTTACTAACATTTCAcgaaatgtaaacaaatacaaGAGGTAAACCGTTTGGTTTTATCAAACcggccattaaaaaaatgcaacattattTACAATAATGAGGTgttggcacttttttttcaggaacaaaaacaataaatgacaGTTTCTTGCCAAAGTTTTGAAGAATATCAGATAAATATGATTTGACTGCGAGTCTTAAAGTCTTAAAAACCAACttagaaaatcattttgaatacaaTCATGGCTTTTGGCGTGATATGTACGTAGTGTGCCGTTTACCAAATTGGGCAGTGGCTTGAATAAGAAAAGTTCCAAGtagaaaaaagtggaaaaagagaaaaaggagtTCACGCCATCTTGAGGGTGCTACCGTAGGTTTGCTGCACAACCACCTGCACGTTGTCCACGATGAAGTCAAAGGCCATGCTCCACACGGACTCTGGCGACTGTTGCATGATCCTGCGCACGCACACCCAACAGAGAGACGCCATATTGGTTTTCAGCAAAGCTTAAGGAATAATCATTTAGTTTAGGAAGGATCAAACTTGCCTCTTCATGTATTTTATGATCAGATCCAGCTTCTCCAGGTCTTTGTCTTCAATTAAATCAGTGCAATATTTCACCACCTGTAAAATGTCTTCTTCCATGGGGTCTGACAAAAAGTAACAAGTGACATTGTGAAAAGCATTTTAGATTTGCCCCCAATAAATTTACACAAACTCTCCATTTTTGAATTGATCTCTGCACGTAAAGAAAGATGGAAATGTACCTGTCATGGTGGTCACCCACTCCCGTAGCAGTGTTTTGATATCCCGTAGCTCAGAGGCTCCGGCCAGAGCTGGAGAAGGGCGAGCCACACGTTTTGGCAACGGCTCTGGGATCTCCTCCTTAGAAACCGACGTGGACGGATCATTTTCGGCCTGCGCGGGAAAAATGcaggttataaaaacaaaacaaaaattggacaacattggcgggccgaattaaaaagcctagtttgcccatgtctgagttATACTCTAAATGTCgcatttaaccaaaaaaaaccttaagaATGTACCTTTAAGACATTCATAGGCTCTTTGAGTTTTGTGAAGATCACTCCGCTTTTGGAAGgactgttgttgttggtggtgcGGAGCTTCTTTTGAGGCGACGGGCCCTTTTTGCCGGGGCTTCCTGCGTTCTTCCTCTTGTAGCGCCGCTTGGCTCGGCCGACGCCGACTCCAACTGCTTGCTTCAGCTGTAAAAGTGCATTGTTCTGCTCCGCTGCGGGGAAATAAAAAGAGCAAATGAAGACTGacgatggggaaaaaaacaacaacattgcacTGAAAATAGAAGTTGACTTGAAAGACTTACACATTTTGGCGTGATGTTGGTTATTAGCGGCACGGTTGTAGGCAGACTTGAGTTCCTCCTGAAGCTCTTTGGGAAGAGCAGCAAAAACATCTGGGTCAACCTGCAGTCCAACATCCCACAAGAAATATATCACACTATTCAGATTAGGATGATATCCAAATTTAGCATACATGACTATGTACCATCCTAATAATGACACCATGTGAAAATGCTAAATTTTAGCAATAAGGCTAGGTTTAGCAGCTAAAGCTAGCCCTAGAAGGAAtcagtttgatgaaatgtaAACAATCCATCCAAGTGTGACGAAAGCACTCAGTTGCTAATGTAATCGTACCTGGGAGTAGTTAGGGAGTTCCAAAATGATGTCTGGACTGTCTGGTTGATTTGGAATCTGTAGCACCAAAGCTCCAGGTGGCGCAAGCGCTTTGCTGGGTGCAGGACAAGGAGCTTGTCTGTCTTCTCTGCAAGTCCACGACTGCTCCACTTGTAATCTCAGCTCTGCTGGCAAGGCTTCCAACACAGACCGGTCCACCTAGAAATGAGTGTCATCGTATATGTGTAACTGggtatgaggaaaaaaaacagggtccAAATTGAGGGCCTACCTGGGAAGGGGAAGGAATTTCGATACTGAAGTTGAGGCGTGTTCTGGGATGTTTTGGCGTTTGTCTGCATGCTTCAAGTTCTATGCTAGTTCCCGAAAACGATGGATCGGGAGACTGAGGGAGCTCAGCGGGTCCAGGCGATTCGACTTCCATCAAGTGCCTTTCTTCCTGACGTCTGTGGTTTTCACCCGCATCTAGGACGTGAAGATAAATCTTAAAACGACAATTGTACGATGTAACCTGTGGGCCAAAAGCGCCAACCTTTACTGGTGGACGTGTGGCTgaacaacatgtctttgacagAGCGTGTCCGAAGGCCCGTGCTGTCGTTTGGAGCGGAATGACTTCCCTCCAGAACCTGGACCTGGATGCCCAGGCCTCGGAGGTCCTCTGCCGGCAGCTTCATGGCGTGCAACATTTTGATGACCGCGGTTGCAATGGCCTGGCCGCTGTCAGTGGCCCGCGGCAGCATCACGGTCCTGCACCGAGGATGAGATTAAATCTTCTTAAGTGGGGTGCTCCTAAATAGTGGCACTGAACGACTCTTACTTGGCAAAGTTGTCGCATATGCCGTGGCCGCCGTATTTTGCCGTCTCCCGCGGCGCGCCCTCTTTGCGGACCATGACCTTGAGGGTCACCCTGCGACCTCGCAGCTCAGCTTCTCGAAGACGCCGCTGCACCTCCGTGGACAGGTTGGACAGGAAAGTCTCTGCCTCGTCCATCTGAGAGTCAAAATGAAGTGGAGATCTGGACTTGGGACCTCCCTATATGGTCTAATTGCTAGTTAAATGAGACGACTACCTTTTTAAAGCGTATATTGTAGTTCATCTCTGCTGACACGGACTTCCTTTGCTTCTCGTAGCGGACGGGTCGATCGTCGAGGCCCCGGCAGAAGCGGAACAACGTTTGTCCCGAGCGCGGTCCAAATTTCTTTTGCAGCTGACTCAGAGACACTTGCCGGAGGTCCCCGCATGACTGGACCCCGATGGCTGCCAGCTTTCTGCCCATGACAGGCCcgacacctggaaaaaaatttaaaaaataaataaatatccacTAGAAAGGCGATTGGCAGGAGGCGCCAAATGGACCTGGCAAGCTGGTCACGGGAAGGTCCCTGATGAAATCGTCCACTTGCTCCGACTTTAAGTAGTACTGTCCGTCTGGTTTGGCCTTGCGTGTGGAAAGGCGTGCCAACAAAATGTTGGACCCTACCGAGTAGGGAATAGGACTGAATTCCAAATGCTGTTTTGGATTGATGTGCTATTCACGACTGGTCAAACTCACCCATGCCAATTGAAGCGGAGCATCCCGTCCTCTCCTTGATGTCCGTCCTAATGGCTTTAGCCAGATCTTCTGGGTCGGCGCCCAACTCGGCCACGAGGGCCGAAGCGTCCAGTAGTAATTCATCGCAGCTCAGAGCCTCGATGTCGTGACTGTAACTGGAAACATCAGCGTGCAGAATATGGTAACGCCGCATTCCGAGACTTCACCGACCGACGGCGCTTACCTGGCCAACGTCTCGTACATGGCGAGCGCCACCTCCTTGTAGGCCTCAAAGTCGTACGGGACAGACTGCAGATTGGGACACAGCTTTTTGGCCTGACCAAAAAACATCCCGTTTTTCACGCCCGCCCGCCTGCGAGTGAAAGCCTCGGTTAGTCAGTCATTTTGGTTTGTGACTTCCAAGGCCCACCTTGCGGCGTAACTACAGGATGCGATTTCCGCCATGGAAAGAGCAGCGTCCTGGACGACTCCGTTGGTATGTACTTCTGCACTCTGGTGTGGAGTAGCGTCATGTAAGCGCTCCAGCGAGTTacctgtgaggaaaaaaaaagacgtttttcaaagtaaacagtGTACAGTCGTACCTTAAATATGTACATGCTTTGAGCTTTTCTCACCCGGTGAAGCCAGAGTGTGTTTCCTCTGGTAGTACTGCTGCTCCAGCTGTGGGTTGGCCCCCGCTCTTAAAGGCACGTGCATATGGCCACGGTTACTTGTCACGGCGACAGGTTTGCCtttaacagggaaaaaaatggaaaataataaatgtcagattttttcaacattttttttttagcaattagaAATTAAAGGTCAACTATTGCTCCTTTTCCAATGCATAACATATGGGTGAGCACTCGTTGTTGGTTAATATGATAGATGTGTAAATAGAATGAATTTTTGTTGTGGTCGAACAGGAGTGGCCAAAGCGGGGGATGGTTTTGGTTTCAAGCCACCAGCCCAGACACAGAGTTGACTTGAGTTGAGGTGAGTTGAGTTGAACCAAAGGGGGGGATGGGCTGAAACCAGCAGCTgaatgcaatccactgattgcactgacGCGACACTAATATTGAGGAAAACTTTCCTCTGTAGAGTTTGGAACTTGCGGCCCCTTTCTGAAATAAATAGTTGTAGACTATGATATGAGAATTTAATTCCAAGTTAATTTACTGACATTTGTTCAGCACGTTACAACGATTACCACATTTTAGTGGAGTTACACAAATTGTAGTAAAACAGACACTAAAACAAATCACTTATGAAAAGTCCAAAGAAAACCTGTTACCTTTGAGTTCAGGTCGATTTCGGATACCAACAGAAACAAAGAAACAATCCATGTCGACGTGGAGGATGCAAGATTTCACTGCAAAGTCTCTGGACTGAGCTGTCAaatggaagagaaaaaaaatcagtcatttttttctggccaAAATCCATTTCAACATGCAATGGTTGCTTTTGTCACCTTGGCTTTGAAACGCACGCTGCGAGAGCCACTTGCGAAGTCGCTCTCTGCCTGGGAAGGAGGCCCCGCTCGCCCCCTTTCGCTTGCCGTGCAATTCGTTGACGTACTCCGAGAAGGCCGTCCTCCACGTGGAGATTTGGTGCAAACGCGAGTGAGCGTAATACTCGGAGATCGCGCCCCCCGTCGGTTCGCTTTCCGTGGCGTTGTGGGATGAAAAGGCATTTCGGTGACTTCCGTTCAGACGCGGATGAGGTGTCGGCAAAGGATCAATTTGCTCGCTTTCAACGGCTGCATCTTCCGAACGCCGTTCTTCCGGGCCTTCGACGGGCTGCTTTGGAGGACTGCCCGGGAATTCATACGGATCCAGTTTGCTCGGCAAACCGTCTCTTCTTTCTGGGCTGGCGATACTGCGCTCGCACGGGTTGTCGGGAACAGAAAAATGGTCTGGAACAAAGTCCTTGGACTTTAAGGCACCATTGAAAAGAGCATGTCCGTTGGTGAGGGGAGAGGGGGCTGCCGCTGAGGTCTGCAGTGATCCGTTCCTGCAAAGTGagattaaaaatgaacaaaatacaaataattgaaatgagaaaaatactCACACTCTTGTTTCCACTGGCGTACTCCCGTGAGTTTGAGGTTCAACTTGGTCTGCTCTCTGTGTCTGGAGCGTATGAGGTGACGGTGGCGGGTGCTTTAAGGATTTCGATTTATGGGAATTGCAGTGTCTCGACTCGACACTAAAGTGACCGTGCTCGGGCTCGGGGTGAGAAGATGCTGGGGGGTTAAGATGTGGGAGGCAGGAGGGGCTCTTTGGGCAGGAGCCTTGTTGTTTGCCAGCGGGGTGACTGGAGTTGGAGGTCTCCCGGGTGGGAACACTGGGACGACTGTGAGAGAGTCCAGCTGTCTCGGAGGATGTCTGACGCGGCTTGCTTGGCGGAAACAGCGGCCCTTTGTGTTTGGCGTACAGTTGGTAGTGCAAGTAAGGGAGGAGGCGTCCTTCTTTCACGCTGTTTGGGAGAGACAAATTAGGCCAAatacttttcttcttttaggTGTCTGTGGCGTACACACTCAGTCAACTGACCTGTCAGTAATCCAACGAGGCTGGATGACCTTCTCCCCTCTCAACTCCTGAATTTTACTGTTTGGCAAATTGTTGGCAATAATGTGAGTGGTTTTGGAGCGGGAATAGTAGCAATGGAATTGGCCGCCGTGCAGCATCATCAGCCTGCGGAGTTCATCTGCGCTCGGTTCTGTGCACACAAGAAAACGTGACAAGTTAGCCATCTtcgatatctaagtactgtttactgttAACTATTTTCTGACTGATCTCGCAATTTCACATAATGCTGGAAAATGTAACATGTGTCACCTGTGTATCCATTAACATAGATGGCCACCCCAGTAAAAATGTCGGAAGTGCTGTCTGTCTGTTTCTTCCCGGTTGCATCACTTTTGAACTGCTCCTCCAACTTGGACACCTTGGCTGCCATGTAGCCACCCTGCAAATAGCAAGTGGAATGATGAGAAATAGAAAATTGCAACATAGTAAAgtagaattattattttctattctaAAACTTATAACAACATGCTCACCCTCTCAGCCCAACCATTGTCGTCACTGGCTTTGGCTTTCTTCTTGGTCCACGCATCTCGACTCATACTGAGCTACCTAAaaccatacaaaaaaatgtgcaaccaggggtacagagaaaaaaaaaatcaggttatatagaaaaaaacttTGACAATACATGCAAGCTAAAACACAAATCCAGGCCACCCTccagctatttttttaaaaaacttcttAGTCTCCCAGCAAGCCTGAAGCACTGCTAAGAATATGTGATATAGAAAAAGAATGTGGGAGttctttttcataaaaatagCTGCCATAATTTTGACTTTGTAACGTTACAAATGGTGCTGTAGTAAGAATACACAGTCAATAGCATAGAAAAACTCTGAGATGACCTTGGACTTAATGTTTTTCAATTGGTTAATATTTATAGTCCATGAGTGTTTTTATAGTATGCAATACCATAAAAGATACTTACGTGAGCTGTTACTTGACAACTTGGTTTATAAACCATGAATACCGGCTAGTGGCGCTTTAAATAGAAACGTCGGTAACTTCGTCGTAAACTGGGgacagtcttcatttttttgggttgctCTAAATGTGAAATGGTTTGTTCCATGAAATTAGGTCCAATTTCAAACTAATACACACGGTAAAGTCACGAACACGAGCGCAGTTGAAGTCAACTTATCAACGATAAAGAAAAGCCCGCTTGTACTTTGTTAGCTAATATTAGCCTATAGCACGACACAGCCGCGGGAAAATTTCAGGGAGTTCACGTCAGTTGACGGCGAAATATTCCAAGCACTAATGAGCTAATTTCTAGCGCAACATTAACACGACACACAACAAAAACGCAGCCGCCACTGACAACAACGTCTTGTACACAAACGCGGCCATGTGACAGACAAACATGGCACGTCGTGTACCTTTTGTGCTGTCAAAGGAGCTGTTGTTTGCCACACAGAAGACTTGCCTCCGCATATGGAGCCTTCAGCAAAGTCAGCCACCAAATCTTCGGAGTATCTCGGAGACACTTTTCGCCCTTTGTTGTCCTCGTTCCGCTTCGTTAAAGCTTACTCGGTCATGGTGACCCCCGAGTTACTACAACATTCTCTACATCCTATCAGCTCTCCATTACTGTCGCTTTTCAGACAATCCCTTATGCTTTCATTCTATCTGTCGCGGGCTTGGAGGAACACATACAAAGCAAGGTTCCGgtattctttcaaaataaaacattgaaggACGCAACCAATTCATCCGTGTCTTATTTTTGAAAAGCTTGATGAAAGAACCGGAAAATATTGTTTCTGTTAATAGTTATCTTTAATTTGATTTAGTTCGTCTCCCAGTCACCCCAATTAACTCTTGACATATTTTGGAAGAAAGGAACAATGGCCGACGTGAAATTGTGTCAATGACCCTGTTGGTTTCGAAAGGTAAATGTCGTAACGCTAAATTATTTACACACAACCGTGTTCATTAACGACCCGAAAGTCCAGTTTGTGTTTCTAATATTTCCACGCTATTTATTTTCTACCTTTTCAGACAGTCGACGGGACCgtctggaatttttttttatcggtGTCCTCAAAGGACCCCATTAGCGTCGCAGAGGTACGTGTAAAGAGAGACATGGTGTTTTGTCCGCCGTTATAGaacaaaaatgtatcatttttacttactaaaattgtcaaaaaagggGTAAAAAGCGAGTTATATTCAGCGCACGTGATCAAAGACTCCGAAGATTAGGATCCTTGGATGTACTATACGGCACGTGAGCCATTTGATTGGCTGTTCCCTGTTGCCATGGCAGTAGACATGGGAAGCCGAAGTTTGCCTACTTTTTTTCCTATGGAGCAATCGATGATGCAGAGGCAGACGACTGCATGTTTATGTAATATTGCTCACGTGCACTTGGGATTTTAGTTCATTGTAGAATTATACTGCATCACACATACGTTATTTATATTCACTATCATCTATAGTACTAAGATGCTCATTTTATTCAGCAAAGGTTTAATTTATTGCATAGGATTCGTTTCAAATATTGTCTTAAGTGAGCccgatttgttgttgttgctgaaaCAAGATGAACAAATATTgcacaataaaacaaatatttaaataggcACAAAAACAATCATCATTGGCCAACCATTCAAATTTGTAGAAATAGCTTTgtacagagtaaaaaaaaattacaatggtAACATTGTATGAAAGGTCTTTGCAGACGTTACTGTAAAAAGAGTCTTGCTCATATGTCAATATTGGACATTTGGCAAAGTATTTAGATGCTGCAAATCATTTCACATCTGTCCAGCATCATCAAATGtagaaaaaagacaaatgagtCCTAAAAAATGGCTTAATTTCATGTGTGCAGGCACATTCACAGTTCATATCTCTTCAACCCCCTCATAGGAACCTTCCTCGTGCTCCTCGCATATAATTATAAACATTTCCACGTGATCATTTCCATAAATGTTGCAGAGGAACTCACTAGCTGACAGTTGACAGTCCCTGTTCTGCTTTTCAGTTGAGTTTTGCACTGATGCGGATCCACTGAAGAGCTTGCCTGGTGTACTGGACTGCGTGAACAATGCTGCTGTGAAGCGTCAGTGGTCCGGACAGAGTATTCAAATAGTTGAAGAACTCTGTTTCCAAAAGGTAAGAAAAAGAGAGTTATTACACAACATAAAGTAACATAAATGATGTTCACGCAAACACAGTAGACTTATTCAGTacaattgcaaaaataaattgtatgaataaaacaattaaaataaaaaatcataaaacttttcattcattttattagaaCGTAATGACCTATTTTAAAGGAGTTAAAATCCACATGTAAttatttgaaatgaataataaataaagcacTTCATTTTTGTTTCTTATATTTTTAGTAAGTATTACCTTGTAGGATCAGCAGCCAATTCATGTTTCTTTAGCAGTGttcataggtttttttttgtatatttgaaaagaaaatactttgAAATAAGGATGGAATCAATTGAAAAGATTCAACCAATTATAATGGCTCAGGCACTAAGAAGCCA
Above is a window of Stigmatopora nigra isolate UIUO_SnigA chromosome 11, RoL_Snig_1.1, whole genome shotgun sequence DNA encoding:
- the txndc9 gene encoding thioredoxin domain-containing protein 9, coding for MANNMIDNLQKVLLESAKVVEEQVDAELAKLNEVDDDDFEKMRERRLQALKKAQKQKQEWLSKGHGEYREIPSEKDFFGEVKDSKKVVCHFYKNTTFRCKIMDKHLAILAKKHVETKFLKLNVEQAPFLSERLRIKFIPTLALLLDGKSTDYVVGFRDLGNTDDFATEMLEWRLGCADVINYSGNLMEPPTSGQKSHSRFTKIEKKTIRGRGYDTDSDEDD
- the rev1 gene encoding DNA repair protein REV1, giving the protein MRRQLSMSRDAWTKKKAKASDDNGWAERGGYMAAKVSKLEEQFKSDATGKKQTDSTSDIFTGVAIYVNGYTEPSADELRRLMMLHGGQFHCYYSRSKTTHIIANNLPNSKIQELRGEKVIQPRWITDSVKEGRLLPYLHYQLYAKHKGPLFPPSKPRQTSSETAGLSHSRPSVPTRETSNSSHPAGKQQGSCPKSPSCLPHLNPPASSHPEPEHGHFSVESRHCNSHKSKSLKHPPPSPHTLQTQRADQVEPQTHGSTPVETRVNGSLQTSAAAPSPLTNGHALFNGALKSKDFVPDHFSVPDNPCERSIASPERRDGLPSKLDPYEFPGSPPKQPVEGPEERRSEDAAVESEQIDPLPTPHPRLNGSHRNAFSSHNATESEPTGGAISEYYAHSRLHQISTWRTAFSEYVNELHGKRKGASGASFPGRERLRKWLSQRAFQSQAQSRDFAVKSCILHVDMDCFFVSVGIRNRPELKGKPVAVTSNRGHMHVPLRAGANPQLEQQYYQRKHTLASPGNSLERLHDATPHQSAEVHTNGVVQDAALSMAEIASCSYAARRAGVKNGMFFGQAKKLCPNLQSVPYDFEAYKEVALAMYETLASYSHDIEALSCDELLLDASALVAELGADPEDLAKAIRTDIKERTGCSASIGMGSNILLARLSTRKAKPDGQYYLKSEQVDDFIRDLPVTSLPGVGPVMGRKLAAIGVQSCGDLRQVSLSQLQKKFGPRSGQTLFRFCRGLDDRPVRYEKQRKSVSAEMNYNIRFKKMDEAETFLSNLSTEVQRRLREAELRGRRVTLKVMVRKEGAPRETAKYGGHGICDNFAKTVMLPRATDSGQAIATAVIKMLHAMKLPAEDLRGLGIQVQVLEGSHSAPNDSTGLRTRSVKDMLFSHTSTSKDAGENHRRQEERHLMEVESPGPAELPQSPDPSFSGTSIELEACRQTPKHPRTRLNFSIEIPSPSQVDRSVLEALPAELRLQVEQSWTCREDRQAPCPAPSKALAPPGALVLQIPNQPDSPDIILELPNYSQVDPDVFAALPKELQEELKSAYNRAANNQHHAKMSEQNNALLQLKQAVGVGVGRAKRRYKRKNAGSPGKKGPSPQKKLRTTNNNSPSKSGVIFTKLKEPMNVLKAENDPSTSVSKEEIPEPLPKRVARPSPALAGASELRDIKTLLREWVTTMTDPMEEDILQVVKYCTDLIEDKDLEKLDLIIKYMKRIMQQSPESVWSMAFDFIVDNVQVVVQQTYGSTLKMA